Proteins from a single region of Stigmatella erecta:
- a CDS encoding LysR family transcriptional regulator: MFDAITLDQLRTFVAVVDEGSFSAAGRKLRRVQSAVSHAMANLETQLGVQLWDRSTKIPTLTGEGTVLLAAARRICADVDAFKRMADGFVEGLESSIALAVDALLPVRALVDLCREFSAKFPSVQLRLYTDTLSAVSELVLEGTCQIGVVGPAAQTQGLERQHLSTVRMVPVAAKHHPLAQLQGPVPTQVLAEYVNIVLSERGGSRQTADQGLLSSNVWRVADLHTKHAFLRAGLGWGNMPEHLVLEELASGQLVRLRPAAWGEDQWVLSLSLVYRPDLAKGPATRWLLERMAELCLRDIGPPQPGPSP; encoded by the coding sequence ATGTTCGACGCCATCACCCTGGATCAGCTCCGCACCTTCGTGGCCGTCGTCGATGAAGGCAGTTTCTCGGCGGCGGGCCGCAAGCTCCGGCGCGTCCAGTCCGCGGTGAGCCACGCCATGGCGAACCTCGAGACGCAGCTGGGCGTTCAACTCTGGGACCGCTCGACCAAGATTCCGACGCTCACCGGTGAGGGGACCGTGCTGCTCGCGGCCGCCCGGCGCATCTGCGCCGACGTCGACGCCTTCAAGCGCATGGCCGATGGCTTCGTCGAGGGGCTCGAGTCCAGCATCGCCCTGGCGGTCGATGCCCTGTTGCCCGTCCGGGCCCTGGTGGATCTCTGCCGGGAGTTCTCGGCGAAGTTCCCCAGCGTGCAGCTTCGCCTGTACACGGACACGCTGTCGGCCGTGTCGGAGCTCGTGCTGGAGGGCACCTGCCAGATCGGCGTGGTGGGCCCGGCGGCACAGACGCAGGGGCTCGAACGCCAGCACCTCAGCACGGTCCGGATGGTCCCCGTCGCCGCCAAGCACCACCCGCTCGCGCAGCTCCAGGGCCCCGTGCCCACCCAGGTCCTCGCCGAGTACGTCAACATCGTGCTGAGCGAACGGGGCGGCTCCCGCCAGACGGCGGATCAGGGCCTGCTCTCCTCCAACGTGTGGCGCGTGGCGGACCTCCACACCAAGCACGCCTTCCTCCGGGCCGGCCTGGGCTGGGGCAACATGCCGGAGCACCTGGTCCTGGAGGAGCTCGCCAGCGGCCAGCTGGTGCGCCTGCGGCCCGCCGCCTGGGGAGAGGACCAGTGGGTGCTCTCGCTCTCGCTCGTGTACCGGCCGGATCTCGCCAAGGGCCCCGCCACGCGCTGGCTGCTGGAGCGCATGGCGGAGCTGTGCCTGCGCGACATCGGGCCCCCGCAGCCGGGCCCTTCCCCCTGA
- the ndk gene encoding nucleoside-diphosphate kinase produces MAIERTLSIIKPDGLEKGVIGKIISRFEEKGLKPIAIRLQHLSQAQAEGFYAVHKARPFFKDLVSFMISGPVVLMVLEGENAVLANRDLMGATNPAQAAAGTIRKDFATSIDKNTVHGSDSLENAKNEIAYFFRETEIHAYTHQK; encoded by the coding sequence ATGGCCATCGAGCGTACGCTGTCCATCATCAAGCCGGACGGACTGGAGAAGGGCGTCATCGGGAAGATCATCTCCCGCTTCGAGGAGAAGGGCCTGAAGCCCATCGCCATCCGCCTGCAGCACCTGTCCCAGGCCCAGGCCGAGGGCTTCTATGCTGTCCACAAGGCCCGGCCCTTCTTCAAGGACCTGGTCAGCTTCATGATCTCCGGCCCCGTGGTGCTCATGGTGCTGGAGGGCGAGAACGCGGTGCTGGCCAACCGTGACCTGATGGGCGCCACCAACCCGGCGCAGGCCGCCGCGGGCACCATCCGCAAGGACTTCGCCACCAGCATCGACAAGAACACGGTGCACGGCTCGGACAGCCTGGAGAACGCGAAGAACGAGATCGCGTACTTCTTCCGCGAGACCGAGATCCACGCGTACACGCACCAGAAGTAG
- the sucD gene encoding succinate--CoA ligase subunit alpha, with amino-acid sequence MSILVNHDTKVLCQGITGSAGSFHSKQMLEYGTKLVGGVTPGKGGTDFEGKVPVFNTVADAVKQTGANTSVLFVPPPFAADSIMEAADAGISLIITITEGIPVNDMVRAKRYLEGKPGVRLIGPNCPGVITPEAKCKIGIMPGHIHKPGRIGVVSRSGTLTYEAVYQLTQLGLGQSTAVGIGGDPVNGTNFVDVLKLFNADPETDAVIMIGEIGGTAEEDAAKYVAKEFTKPIAGFIAGQSAPPGKRMGHAGAIISGGQGTAAEKMKAMEAAGFLMAASPAELGTTLQEAVKRGPPKKR; translated from the coding sequence ATGAGCATCCTCGTCAATCACGATACGAAGGTCCTCTGCCAAGGCATCACGGGCTCGGCCGGTTCGTTCCACTCGAAGCAGATGCTGGAGTACGGCACCAAGCTCGTCGGCGGCGTCACCCCCGGCAAGGGCGGCACCGACTTCGAGGGCAAGGTGCCCGTCTTCAACACGGTGGCGGACGCGGTGAAGCAGACCGGGGCGAACACCTCGGTCCTCTTTGTGCCGCCCCCCTTCGCCGCCGACTCCATCATGGAGGCCGCGGACGCGGGCATCTCCCTCATCATCACCATCACCGAGGGCATCCCCGTCAACGACATGGTGCGCGCCAAGCGCTACCTGGAAGGCAAGCCGGGCGTGCGCCTCATCGGGCCGAACTGCCCGGGCGTCATCACCCCCGAGGCCAAGTGCAAGATCGGCATCATGCCGGGCCACATCCACAAGCCGGGCCGCATCGGCGTGGTGTCGCGCTCGGGCACGCTGACGTACGAGGCCGTGTACCAGCTCACCCAGCTGGGCCTGGGCCAGTCCACCGCGGTGGGCATCGGCGGTGATCCGGTCAACGGCACCAACTTCGTGGACGTGCTGAAGCTCTTCAACGCCGACCCCGAGACCGACGCGGTCATCATGATCGGCGAGATCGGCGGCACGGCGGAGGAAGACGCCGCCAAGTACGTGGCCAAGGAGTTCACCAAGCCCATCGCGGGCTTCATCGCCGGCCAGTCCGCTCCCCCGGGCAAGCGCATGGGCCACGCGGGCGCCATCATCTCCGGTGGTCAGGGCACGGCCGCCGAGAAGATGAAGGCCATGGAGGCCGCGGGCTTCCTGATGGCCGCGAGCCCCGCCGAGCTGGGCACCACGCTCCAGGAGGCCGTCAAGCGCGGGCCTCCGAAGAAGCGCTAA
- the sucC gene encoding ADP-forming succinate--CoA ligase subunit beta, translating to MKIHEYQGKELFRKYGVPTPRGILANSPNEAEAAAKELATPVVVVKAQIHAGGRGKGGGVKLAKSPAEAKDLAKSILGMKLKTIQTGPEGQTVHKVYIEEGLAIGQELYLGVTLDRATSRITFMASREGGVEIEEVAAHHPEKILREAVDPAVGFLDFQGRKLAFGLGLTGPTVNKFVQFCSALYKMYTETDAALVEINPLVILKDGGVVALDAKVTFDENALFKHKELLHYRDLAEEEPRETQAKEFDLAYIALDGNIGCMVNGAGLAMATMDTIKLVGGSPANFLDVGGGASKEKVTAAFKLILADPAVKAVLVNIFGGIMKCDVIAEGIIAAAKEVQLKVPLVVRLEGTNVEQGKKLLSSSGLAITPADNLRQAAEKAVAAIK from the coding sequence ATGAAGATCCACGAGTACCAGGGCAAGGAACTCTTCCGGAAGTACGGCGTCCCCACTCCCCGGGGCATTCTCGCCAACTCGCCCAATGAGGCGGAGGCGGCGGCCAAGGAGCTGGCGACGCCGGTCGTCGTGGTGAAGGCCCAGATCCACGCGGGTGGCCGCGGCAAGGGCGGCGGCGTGAAGCTGGCCAAGAGCCCCGCCGAGGCGAAGGACCTGGCCAAGTCCATCCTGGGCATGAAGCTGAAGACCATCCAGACCGGCCCCGAGGGGCAGACGGTCCACAAGGTCTACATCGAGGAGGGGCTCGCCATCGGCCAGGAGCTGTACCTGGGCGTGACGCTGGACCGCGCCACCTCGCGCATCACCTTCATGGCCTCCCGCGAGGGCGGTGTGGAGATTGAAGAAGTGGCCGCTCACCACCCGGAGAAGATCCTCCGCGAGGCGGTGGACCCGGCGGTGGGCTTCCTGGACTTCCAGGGCCGCAAGCTGGCCTTCGGGCTGGGCCTCACGGGCCCCACGGTGAACAAGTTCGTCCAGTTCTGCTCCGCGCTCTACAAGATGTACACGGAGACGGACGCGGCGCTGGTGGAGATCAACCCGCTCGTCATCCTGAAGGACGGCGGCGTGGTGGCGCTCGACGCGAAGGTGACCTTCGACGAGAACGCGCTCTTCAAGCACAAGGAACTGCTCCACTACCGCGACCTGGCGGAGGAGGAGCCCCGCGAGACGCAGGCCAAGGAGTTCGACCTGGCCTACATCGCGCTGGACGGCAACATCGGCTGCATGGTGAACGGCGCGGGCCTGGCCATGGCCACCATGGACACCATCAAGCTGGTGGGCGGCAGCCCGGCGAACTTCCTGGACGTGGGCGGCGGCGCGAGCAAGGAGAAGGTGACGGCGGCCTTCAAGCTCATCCTGGCCGACCCGGCGGTGAAGGCGGTGCTCGTCAACATCTTCGGCGGCATCATGAAGTGCGACGTCATCGCCGAGGGCATCATCGCGGCCGCCAAGGAGGTCCAGCTCAAGGTCCCCCTCGTGGTGCGGCTCGAGGGCACCAACGTGGAGCAGGGCAAGAAGCTGCTGAGCAGCTCGGGCCTTGCCATCACCCCGGCGGACAACCTGCGGCAGGCCGCGGAGAAGGCCGTGGCCGCGATCAAGTAG
- the sdhB gene encoding succinate dehydrogenase iron-sulfur subunit, translating to MDTAQPSSVSSQTVTFRIWRQDGPGGESHYDEFRIPYHKGANVVSCLMEIQRNPVTVQGKKVAPVVWDAACLEEVCGSCAMNINGRVRMACSALIDKLEQPITLEPMKKFPVVRDLTVNRDRMFEALKKVKAWIPVDGTHNLGPGPRQSQKDHSTMYVLSTCITCGSCLEACPQVTLDNSFVGAAAISQARLFNMHPTGKLNAEERVRALMGPGGVQDCGKAQNCVKVCPKEIPLTSSIAAMNREVTKVVIKDLFFKEEESKGHSGPG from the coding sequence ATGGATACCGCTCAGCCAAGTTCCGTCTCGTCGCAGACCGTGACCTTCCGCATCTGGCGCCAGGATGGGCCGGGAGGGGAGAGCCACTACGACGAGTTCCGCATCCCGTACCACAAGGGTGCCAACGTCGTGTCCTGCCTCATGGAGATCCAGCGCAACCCCGTCACCGTGCAGGGCAAGAAGGTGGCCCCCGTGGTGTGGGACGCCGCCTGTCTCGAAGAGGTGTGCGGCAGCTGCGCCATGAACATCAACGGCCGGGTGCGCATGGCCTGCTCGGCGCTGATCGACAAGCTGGAGCAGCCCATCACCCTGGAGCCGATGAAGAAGTTCCCCGTCGTGCGTGACCTGACGGTGAACCGCGACCGGATGTTCGAGGCGCTCAAGAAGGTGAAGGCGTGGATCCCCGTGGATGGCACGCACAACCTGGGGCCCGGCCCGCGCCAGTCGCAGAAGGACCACTCGACGATGTACGTGCTCTCCACGTGCATCACCTGTGGCAGCTGCCTGGAGGCGTGCCCGCAGGTGACGCTCGACAACTCCTTCGTGGGCGCGGCGGCCATCAGCCAGGCGCGGCTCTTCAACATGCACCCCACCGGCAAGCTGAACGCCGAGGAGCGCGTCCGGGCCCTCATGGGGCCGGGCGGCGTGCAGGACTGCGGCAAGGCGCAGAACTGCGTGAAGGTGTGCCCGAAGGAAATCCCGCTGACCAGCTCCATCGCGGCGATGAACCGCGAGGTGACCAAGGTCGTCATCAAGGACCTCTTCTTCAAGGAAGAGGAGAGCAAGGGCCACTCCGGTCCAGGCTAG
- the sdhA gene encoding succinate dehydrogenase flavoprotein subunit — protein sequence MAATARFTVVGGGLAGLMTTIKLAEAGHQVDVLSVVPVKRSHSVCAQGGINGAVNTKGEGDHPDIHVMDTLRGGDFLAEQVSVKGMCYAAPGVIYMLDRMGVTFNRTSEGLLDFRRFGGTLHHRTAFAGATTGQQLLYALDEQVRRYEAEGKVTKYEFWEWLGTVKDEAGRCIGSVALDLRTMEIRTFPAEAVCLATGGPGIVFGRSTNSIINTGTAAGRAYIEGAVYANGEFIQVHPTSIPGEDKLRLMSESVRGEGGRVWVPRKKGDTRLPKDIPDSERWYFLEEKYPKYKNLVPRDVATREIFTVCRDLGLGIGGRDGVYLDVTHIPAKTLDAKIKGVMEIYEKFVGDDPRHTPMVIFPGMHYSMGGLHVSFEADSRTLTPAEGSPKNQATRIPGLYAAGEADYAFHGANRLGANSLLSCIYSGMIGGPAMAAYAKNNAQSAAAKSDKYFNDAKKYWDERFATIKKMAGSENPYQLAKELGDVMTENCTVVRYNDRLKKTIEKVRELKDRWKNVNVLDTGNVANRSLSYTNQVWNMLELGEVIATSALLRDESRGAHYKPDFSLPEPKSKDPREDAGWMELWKKRHEKWAKTTMANYSPEGPQISYEDVPTPVLAPEPRWYA from the coding sequence ATGGCAGCAACAGCGCGGTTCACGGTGGTCGGCGGTGGTCTCGCCGGACTGATGACGACGATCAAGCTGGCCGAGGCGGGGCACCAGGTGGACGTGCTCTCCGTGGTGCCGGTGAAGCGCTCCCACTCGGTGTGTGCCCAGGGCGGCATCAACGGGGCGGTGAACACGAAGGGTGAGGGCGACCACCCGGACATCCACGTGATGGACACCCTGCGGGGCGGTGACTTCCTCGCCGAGCAGGTGTCCGTGAAGGGCATGTGCTACGCGGCCCCGGGCGTCATCTACATGCTGGACCGCATGGGGGTGACGTTCAACCGCACCTCCGAGGGCCTGCTGGACTTCCGGCGCTTCGGCGGCACGCTCCACCACCGGACGGCCTTCGCGGGCGCCACCACCGGCCAGCAGCTGCTCTACGCGCTGGACGAGCAGGTGCGCCGCTACGAGGCCGAGGGCAAGGTCACCAAGTACGAGTTCTGGGAGTGGCTCGGCACGGTGAAGGACGAGGCCGGCCGCTGCATCGGCAGCGTGGCGCTGGACTTGCGCACGATGGAGATCCGCACCTTCCCGGCCGAGGCGGTGTGCCTGGCCACGGGAGGCCCTGGCATCGTGTTCGGCCGCTCCACCAACTCCATCATCAACACCGGCACCGCGGCGGGCCGCGCCTACATCGAGGGCGCCGTCTACGCCAACGGCGAGTTCATCCAGGTGCACCCCACCTCCATCCCGGGCGAGGACAAGCTGCGCCTGATGAGCGAGTCGGTGCGTGGCGAGGGCGGCCGCGTGTGGGTGCCGCGCAAGAAGGGCGACACGCGCCTGCCCAAGGACATCCCGGACAGCGAGCGCTGGTACTTCCTCGAGGAGAAGTACCCCAAGTACAAGAACCTGGTGCCGCGCGATGTGGCCACGCGCGAGATCTTCACCGTGTGCCGCGACCTGGGCCTGGGCATCGGCGGCCGGGACGGCGTGTACCTGGACGTGACGCACATCCCCGCCAAGACGCTCGACGCGAAGATCAAGGGCGTGATGGAGATCTACGAGAAGTTCGTGGGGGATGATCCGCGCCACACCCCGATGGTCATCTTCCCGGGCATGCACTACTCCATGGGCGGACTGCACGTGTCGTTCGAAGCGGACTCGCGCACGCTCACCCCGGCCGAGGGCAGCCCGAAGAACCAGGCCACCCGCATCCCGGGCCTCTACGCGGCCGGCGAGGCGGACTACGCCTTCCACGGCGCGAACCGCCTGGGCGCCAACTCGCTCCTGTCCTGCATCTACTCGGGCATGATCGGCGGCCCGGCCATGGCGGCCTACGCGAAGAACAACGCCCAGAGCGCCGCGGCCAAGAGCGACAAGTACTTCAACGACGCGAAGAAGTACTGGGACGAGCGCTTCGCCACCATCAAGAAGATGGCGGGCTCGGAGAACCCGTACCAGCTCGCCAAGGAGCTGGGCGACGTGATGACGGAGAACTGCACCGTCGTGCGCTACAACGACCGGCTCAAGAAGACGATCGAGAAGGTGCGCGAGCTGAAGGACCGCTGGAAGAACGTCAACGTGCTGGACACGGGCAACGTGGCCAACCGGTCGCTCTCCTACACCAACCAGGTGTGGAACATGCTGGAGCTGGGCGAGGTGATCGCCACCAGCGCGCTCCTGCGCGACGAGAGCCGGGGCGCCCACTACAAGCCGGACTTCTCCCTGCCGGAGCCGAAGTCGAAGGACCCGCGCGAGGACGCCGGGTGGATGGAGCTCTGGAAGAAGCGCCACGAGAAGTGGGCCAAGACGACCATGGCCAACTACTCGCCCGAGGGGCCGCAGATCTCCTACGAGGATGTCCCGACCCCGGTCCTGGCGCCGGAGCCGCGCTGGTACGCGTAA
- the mdh gene encoding malate dehydrogenase: MTQTRKKKIGLIGGGQIGGNLALIAVQKNLGDVVLFDIPAAEGLVKGKALDINQLSAVDGYDCRVTGTTDWKDVAGSDVIIITAGVPRKPGMSREDLLDINLKIMRDVAANIKTHAPGAFVINVANPLDAMVFALQKISELPKHMVVGMAGVLDTSRFKCFVAEALGCSIRDVEALVLGGHGDDMVPLVRHTTVGGVPLTELLAQDKLDAIVKRTREGGAELVGLYKTGSAYFAPASSAISMAESFLLDRKRILPAAALLEGQYGINGYFFGVPVQIGAGGVEKILTPKLNESEKAALEKSFQSVKKTVDSVKL, from the coding sequence ATGACTCAGACCCGTAAGAAGAAGATCGGTCTCATCGGTGGCGGGCAGATCGGTGGCAACCTGGCGCTGATCGCCGTGCAGAAGAACCTCGGCGACGTGGTGCTGTTCGACATCCCCGCGGCCGAGGGGCTCGTCAAGGGCAAGGCGCTGGACATCAACCAGCTGTCCGCGGTGGACGGCTATGACTGCCGCGTCACCGGCACGACGGACTGGAAGGACGTCGCCGGCTCGGACGTCATCATCATCACCGCCGGTGTCCCCCGTAAGCCGGGCATGAGCCGCGAGGACCTGCTCGACATCAACCTGAAGATCATGCGGGACGTGGCGGCGAACATCAAAACGCACGCCCCGGGCGCCTTCGTCATCAACGTGGCCAACCCCCTGGACGCGATGGTGTTCGCGCTCCAGAAGATCTCCGAGCTGCCCAAGCACATGGTGGTGGGCATGGCGGGCGTGCTGGACACCAGCCGCTTCAAGTGCTTCGTGGCCGAGGCGCTCGGCTGCTCCATCCGCGACGTGGAGGCGCTGGTGCTCGGCGGCCACGGCGATGACATGGTGCCCCTGGTGCGTCACACCACCGTGGGCGGCGTGCCCCTGACGGAGCTGCTGGCCCAGGACAAGCTGGACGCCATCGTCAAGCGCACCCGCGAGGGCGGCGCCGAGCTGGTGGGCCTGTACAAGACGGGCAGCGCCTACTTCGCCCCGGCCTCCAGCGCCATCTCCATGGCGGAGAGCTTCCTGCTGGACCGCAAGCGCATCCTGCCGGCCGCGGCCCTGCTGGAGGGCCAGTACGGCATCAACGGCTACTTCTTCGGCGTGCCGGTGCAGATCGGCGCGGGCGGCGTGGAGAAGATCCTCACCCCCAAGCTCAACGAGTCCGAGAAGGCCGCCCTGGAGAAGTCCTTCCAGTCGGTGAAGAAGACGGTCGACAGCGTCAAGCTGTAG
- the icd gene encoding NADP-dependent isocitrate dehydrogenase yields MAPPSGEKITLQSGKLHVPNNPIIPYIEGDGTGRDIWRASQAVFDAAVEKAYQGKKKISWYEVLAGEKSFKQVNNWLPDETVEAFRSYLVGIKGPLTTPVGGGIRSLNVALRQMLDLYVCLRPVRYFKGVPSPVKGPEKVDMVIFRENTEDIYTGIEFEAGTAAAEKFLGLLKKEFEKEFKKIRFPTNVGIGIKPVSQEGTDRLVRAAIQYAVEHKRKSVTLVHKGNIMKFTEGAFRKWGYELAAREFGDKVYTWDQWEATKAAKGEDAANAEQKAAVSAGKIIIKDSIADITLQQVLTRPDEFDVIATLNLNGDYLSDALAAQVGGIGIAPGGNINYVSGHAVFEATHGTAPKYADQDKVNPGSVILSGEMMFRHLGWNEAADLIIKGMDRAIAAKTVTYDFARLMKLEGQGTVTEVKCSEFGQAIIKHM; encoded by the coding sequence ATGGCGCCTCCTTCTGGCGAGAAGATCACCCTGCAGAGCGGCAAGCTCCACGTTCCCAACAACCCGATCATCCCCTACATCGAGGGTGACGGAACGGGCCGTGACATCTGGCGGGCCTCCCAGGCCGTCTTCGACGCGGCAGTGGAGAAGGCCTACCAGGGCAAGAAGAAGATCTCCTGGTACGAGGTGCTGGCCGGCGAGAAGTCCTTCAAGCAGGTCAACAACTGGCTGCCGGACGAGACGGTCGAGGCCTTCCGCTCGTACCTGGTGGGCATCAAGGGCCCGCTGACGACGCCGGTGGGCGGCGGCATCCGCTCGCTGAACGTGGCGCTGCGCCAGATGCTGGACCTGTACGTGTGCCTGCGCCCCGTGCGCTACTTCAAGGGCGTGCCGAGCCCCGTGAAGGGCCCGGAGAAGGTGGACATGGTCATCTTCCGGGAGAACACGGAAGACATCTACACGGGCATCGAGTTCGAGGCGGGCACCGCCGCGGCGGAGAAGTTCCTCGGCCTGCTCAAGAAGGAGTTCGAGAAGGAGTTCAAGAAGATCCGCTTCCCCACCAACGTGGGCATCGGCATCAAGCCCGTCTCCCAGGAGGGCACCGACCGGCTTGTCCGCGCCGCCATCCAGTACGCGGTGGAGCACAAGCGCAAGAGCGTCACCCTGGTGCACAAGGGCAACATCATGAAGTTCACCGAGGGCGCCTTCCGCAAGTGGGGCTATGAGCTCGCCGCCCGCGAGTTCGGTGACAAGGTCTACACGTGGGATCAGTGGGAGGCCACCAAGGCCGCCAAGGGCGAGGACGCCGCCAACGCCGAGCAGAAGGCCGCCGTGTCCGCCGGGAAGATCATCATCAAGGACTCCATCGCGGACATCACCCTGCAGCAGGTGCTCACGCGCCCCGACGAGTTCGACGTCATCGCCACGCTGAACCTCAACGGTGACTACCTCTCGGACGCGCTGGCCGCGCAGGTGGGCGGCATCGGCATCGCGCCGGGCGGCAACATCAACTACGTCTCCGGCCACGCCGTCTTCGAGGCCACCCACGGCACCGCGCCCAAGTACGCGGACCAGGACAAGGTGAACCCCGGCTCCGTCATCCTCTCCGGCGAGATGATGTTCCGCCACCTGGGCTGGAACGAGGCCGCGGACCTCATCATCAAGGGCATGGACCGCGCCATCGCGGCCAAGACGGTGACGTACGACTTCGCCCGCCTGATGAAGCTCGAGGGCCAGGGCACCGTGACCGAGGTGAAGTGCTCCGAGTTCGGTCAGGCCATCATCAAGCACATGTAG
- the menE gene encoding o-succinylbenzoate--CoA ligase, with product MSLGCPIREGAARAPEAEALTFAGRRWTYRLLDEAVGRWVAALQAWGVKPGSRVGLLSANHSDAVHLFFALGRLGALLAPLNARLTAKELAPLVQEIVPDLMLAQDALAERLPGAERLEAWAGALPEASTECLPREASTPRVVLFTSGTTGRPKGAVLTEGNFRASARCSAANLGAFPAPRWLGTLPLFHVGGLSMLSRCAYDGGCLVLQDRFDADAVNHALDHEGVTHASFVATTLERVLDARADRPVPASFQLALIGGGPVPAPLLARARAARLLALQTYGLTEACSQVTTERPAEADGQTAGAALPGLEVRIVGPEGQGLGPGQEGDIEVRGPTVMAGYLNRPEATHEALGGGWLRTRDVGVLDGRGRLRVLSRRTDLIVRGGENLYPVELEAVIASHPAVQEVAVVGVPDARWGEVPVAFVVPRAGQAFPLDLDDWCRRSLAGFKVPSRFLALEALPRNAMGKVERTALRQRLSPP from the coding sequence ATGAGCCTGGGCTGTCCCATCCGGGAAGGGGCCGCGCGCGCGCCCGAGGCCGAGGCGCTGACCTTCGCCGGACGCCGGTGGACCTACCGCCTCCTGGACGAAGCGGTGGGGCGCTGGGTGGCCGCGCTCCAGGCCTGGGGGGTGAAGCCCGGCAGCCGCGTCGGGCTGCTCTCGGCCAACCACTCCGACGCGGTGCACCTCTTCTTCGCCCTGGGGCGGCTGGGGGCGCTGCTCGCGCCGCTCAACGCCCGGCTCACCGCGAAGGAGCTGGCGCCCCTGGTGCAGGAAATCGTTCCGGACCTGATGCTGGCTCAGGACGCGCTGGCGGAGCGGCTCCCCGGGGCCGAGCGCCTGGAGGCCTGGGCGGGCGCGCTCCCGGAGGCTTCGACGGAGTGCCTGCCCCGGGAGGCGTCCACGCCGCGCGTGGTGCTCTTCACCTCCGGAACGACGGGGCGGCCCAAGGGGGCGGTGCTGACCGAGGGCAACTTCCGCGCCTCGGCGCGGTGCTCGGCGGCGAACCTGGGGGCGTTTCCGGCGCCCCGCTGGCTGGGCACGTTGCCGCTCTTCCACGTGGGCGGCCTGTCGATGCTCTCGCGCTGCGCCTATGACGGCGGCTGCCTCGTGCTCCAGGACCGGTTCGACGCGGACGCGGTGAACCACGCCCTGGACCACGAGGGCGTCACCCACGCGAGCTTCGTGGCCACCACGCTGGAGCGGGTGCTGGATGCCCGCGCGGACCGGCCCGTGCCCGCGTCCTTCCAGCTCGCGCTGATTGGCGGCGGTCCGGTCCCGGCACCCTTGCTGGCGCGCGCCCGGGCAGCCCGATTGTTGGCGTTGCAGACATACGGGCTGACCGAGGCGTGCTCCCAGGTGACGACCGAGCGCCCCGCCGAGGCGGATGGCCAGACCGCGGGCGCGGCGCTGCCGGGGCTGGAGGTGCGCATCGTGGGGCCGGAGGGGCAGGGGCTCGGGCCGGGCCAGGAGGGGGACATCGAGGTGCGCGGCCCCACGGTGATGGCGGGCTACCTGAACCGGCCGGAGGCCACGCACGAGGCGCTGGGCGGGGGCTGGCTGCGCACGCGGGACGTGGGCGTCCTGGACGGGCGGGGGCGGCTGAGGGTGCTCTCCCGGCGCACGGATCTCATCGTGAGGGGAGGGGAGAACCTCTACCCGGTGGAGCTCGAGGCGGTGATCGCCAGCCACCCGGCGGTGCAGGAGGTGGCCGTGGTGGGCGTTCCGGACGCGCGCTGGGGGGAGGTGCCGGTGGCCTTCGTGGTGCCTCGCGCAGGCCAGGCCTTTCCTTTGGATCTCGACGATTGGTGCCGCCGCTCGCTCGCGGGCTTCAAGGTGCCGTCGCGCTTCCTTGCCCTGGAGGCGCTGCCGCGCAACGCGATGGGCAAGGTGGAGCGCACGGCGCTGCGCCAGCGCCTGTCACCCCCCTGA